CCTGATGGGCCGCTTCGCCGCCGACAATCCGGCCGTGGTGGAGCGCCTCGTGCTCTACGCGCCGATCTGGAACCGGCAGACGCCTTCGCTGGTGGACCAGGGCGGGACCATCGGCGCCTATCGCTTCGTCACGCAGGAGCAGGCGCGCGCCCGGCGTGGCGCCGGTGTGCCCGAGGCGCATCGCGCCGGCCTCGTGCCGCCCGGCTGGTTCGAGCATTGGGCGGGTGTGACCTGGGCGACCGACCCCGAGGGGCTACGCCGCAACCCGCCCGCGCTGCGCGCGCCGAACGGCGTGGTGGCGGATGGCCGCGAATACTGGTCCGCCGGGCGCCCCTATTACGACCCCGCCAAGATCACCGCCCCCACCCTGCTGGTGCTGGGCGAATGGGACCAGGACACGCCGCCCTACATGGCGCAGACGCTGTTCCCGTTGCTCACCGCCTCGCCCGGCAAGCGCCTCGTCATCCTGGGCGAGGGCACGCATGGCATGTGGATGGAGCGCAACCGTGGCGCGCTGTTCCAGGCCGTCCAGGTCTTTCTTGAGGAAGCCGCCGCATGAGCCAGTTCCCTGCCAACCCGACCATCTGCTTCGCGCATGTGGCCTATCGCTGCGCCGACCGCTTTGCCGCGCGCGGCGCGCCCTATCCGCATTTCGAGGTGCGCAGCCTGGACGAACTTCAGGCCCGCATCCCCGAGGCGGATGTGCTGGTGGTCAGCGGCTTCTGGCGCAACACGCTGCCCACGCTCACCAAGCGGCTGAAATTCGTGCAGTCGCTCTCGGCCGGCACCGATCAGTATGACCGCCCGACCTTCAAGGAGCACGGCATCGCGCTGGCCTCGGCCGCCGGCGGCAATGCGGCGGCGGTGAGCGAGCATGCGGTGAGCCTGATGCTCGGCATCACGCGCAAGCTCTTCATTGCGCGCGATGACCAGCACAAGAAGTTCTGGTCCGGCATGAAGGGCGACTTCACGCAGCGCGAGGACGAGTTGAACGGCAAGACGGCGATCGTCGTCGGCATGGGCGCCATCGGCAAGCGGGTGATCCGCGTGCTCAAGGCGCTCGACATGACGGTGATCGGCGTGCGCGCCAACCCGGCCTCTGGCGCGGAAGGCGCGGATGAGGTGCACGGCACCGCGGCGCTGCCGCTGATCCTGCCGCGCGCCGATTTCGTGGTGCTGGTCTGCCCGCTGACGGCGGAGACGACGGGGCTGATCAACGGCGCTGCGCTCGCCGCCATGAAGCCCACCGCCTACCTCATCAACTGCGCGCGCGGGAAGGTGGCCGATGAGGAGGCGCTGATTGCCGCTCTCAGGAACGGCACCATCCGCGGCGCCGGCCTCGACGTGATGGCGACCGAGCCGCTGCCGCCGGAATCCCCGCTCTGGACGCTGCCCAACGCCTTCCTCACGCCGCACACGGCGGGCGAGACCTGCGCCTACGAGGACAATGTGCTGGACCTGATGATGGAGAACATCAAGCGCCTCCAGGCCGGCCGCAGCGACCTCGTGAACCGGGTCGTCTGAATGATCGTCCTCTCCCCCCGCTGGCTCTGGTGCGCCGAGACCGGGTTGCGGGAGGGGGCGCATCTCATCATCCAGGGCGATCGCATCGCGGATATCGTGGGCGAACGCCCGGGCCTCGATGCCGAGTGCATCGAGGTGCCGGACGGGCTGCTCACCCCCGGCCTGATCAACCTGCACAACCACGCCTTCTCCGCGCCGCTGTTCCGGGGCCTGGCTGATGACATCCAGCCGGGCGACCTGCCCGGGCACATCCTGTTCTCCCTGCTGATGCCTTTGGGGGACCTCGTCTCCGAGATCATGTCACCGGACGCCATCGGTGATGCGGTGGAGATGGCGTTGCTGGAATGCCTGATGACGGGCACGACCGCGATGCTCGACATCTGGCGGCCGCAGCAGCACCAGTTCGTCCCGCGCGCGACCGCCCTCGGCCTGCGCAGCTGGTCTTGCCCCTATCTCTTTACCCAGCCCAACCTCGCCATGGACGAGGATGGCAAGCCCGCCTGGCGCGGCGCGGATGCAAGCGAGGCCAGCTTCGACTTCGTCATGCGGCTGCATGCCGCGCAGCACCGGGGGCCGGATGGTCTGGCCTCCATCGGCTTCGGGCCACATGGGCCGGACAGCAACTCGCCCGCGCTCTTGCGCCGGATTGATGCGGCGGCGCGCGAACTGGGCGCCATCGTCTCCATCCATTGCGCGCAGAACCCGATGGAGGTGGCCGCCGTGAAGGCCGCGCAAGGCAAGGGCAGCGTGGCGCATGTCGCCGATTGCGGGCTGCTGCGGCCGGGCGTGATCCTGGGCCATGCGATGTTCGCGACCGATGAGGAAATCGCGATGGTGCGCGATGCGGGCGCCACCATCGCCTCCTGCCCGCTGGGCTTCGCGCGCTCGGGCCGTGGCGTGCCGCTGGCGCGCTTCCTGCAATCGGGCGTGCGCCTTGGCATCGGCACGGATGGCGTCACGCTGGACATGGTGGATGAGCTGCGCGCCGCCGCCGTGCTGGCCAAGACGCAATCCGGTGTGGCGGGCCTAGGCAGCGCCGAACGCCTACTGACGGCCGCCACGCGCGACGCGGCCGATGCGCTGCAACGCCCCGATCTCGGCCGCCTCACGCCCGGCAGCCGCGCCGACCTGGTGATCTTCGACCTCTCCCGCCCGCGCTACCAGCCGGTCTGGAATCCGCTGCGCGCGCTGCTCACCAATGGCCAGGGCAGCGACGCGCATACCGTGATCACGGCGGGCGTCCCGCGCGTCCGGGACCGGCAGCTTCTCCGCGGCGACGCCGCCGCAATCACGCGGCGAGGACGCGCGGCCATCGAGGCGGTCTGGGCCGAGGCGGCGCGGCGCGGCGCCATCCCCGCGAAGCTCGCCACGCAGAGGCAGTTCGCATGAAGCGGCGCATGCTCCTCGCGGCGGGCCTTGCGGTGCCGGCCGTCGCCCAGGCGCAGCGGCGGACGCTGCGCGTCATCGTCCCCTTCCCGCCCGGCGGCGCGGTGGACAGCCTGGGCCGCATCCTGGCGGACCGCCTGACGCCTCTCCTGGAGCAGACCGTCATCGTCGAAAACCGCGTGGGCGCGGGCGGCGTGGTGGGCGCAGATGCGGTGGCGAAGTCGGCGCCGGATGGCAGCACCATCGGCATCGTGGGTGCGGCCAGCATCCTGGCGGCACCCCTGCTGCAACCCTCCATGCCCTTCGACGCCATGCGGGACCTGCTGCCGGTGACGCAGATCACTGATGCTGCCGTGCTCTGCGTGGCGAATGCCGAGACGGCGCGCCGCGAGAACTGGCGTGGCCTGCCCGACCTCCTGGCCACCGCCCGCGCGCGGCCGGGCGCCATCCGCATCGGCACCACCGGCGTCGCCACCGTCTCGCACCTGGCGCTGGCCGCGATCGCCGCCGGGGCAGGCGTCGAGTTCCTGCATGTGCCCTATCGCGGCGGCAGCGAGGCGATGCAGGCCGTGCTGGCCGGCGAGGTGGACGGGCTTTGCGACCTGCCGCCCCTGCTCTCGCCCCAGGTGGCGGCCGGGCGGCTCCTCGCGCTCAGCGTGAGTTCGCGTGCGCGGCTGCAATTCCTGCCCGACGTGCCCGGCTTCGGTGAGGTGCCGGCGCTGGCGCGCTTCGACATCCGCAGCTGGAACATGATCATGCTCGCCGCAGGTACGCCGGGGGGCGAACGCGCGCGGCTCTTCGCTGCACTAACCCGCATCGGCCGCGACGAAGCCTTCCGCGCGGCGCTCCGCCCGCTCTCCTATGACGCCGTGGTCTCGGACAGTCCCGAGGCCGCGCAACGCTTCATCACCGACGAAGCGCCACGCTGGCGCGAACTGGTTCGACTTTCCGGGGCACGGGTTCATTGAGCATGACGACAGACCAGATCATCGCGGCGATCCGCGCCCATGCCGGCTACCGGAAGGCCTGCGAGGTGATGCGCGCCGAGCATGACCGCACCGTGGCCGACATCATCACCCTGACGGAAATCCCAGCCCCACCCTTCGCCGAGGAGAAGCGCGCGTCCGCCTATCTCGACATGCTGCGCGCCCATGGCCTGGAGGAATGCGCGCAGGACGAGGTGGGCAATGTGATGGGGCTCCGTCGCGGCTTCGGCAATGGCGACATCCTGGTCGTCGCGGCCCATCTGGACACCGTCTTTCCCGCCGGCACCGATGTGCGTGTGCGGCGCGAGGGCACGAAGCTCTTCGCCCCTGGCGTCGGCGATGACACGCGCAGCCTGGCCGTGAATCTCGCCTTCCTGCGCGCCATGGACGCGGCGGGGCTGCGCACGCGGCATGACATCCTCTTCGTCGGCGATGTCGGCGAGGAAGGGCTGGGCGATCTGCGCGGCATCCGGCACCTCTTCGCCCATCACCCGAAGCGCGAGCGCATCCGCGCCTTCCTGACGGTGGACAGCCCGGATGTGGATCGCATCGTGACGGGCGGCATCGGCTCGCGCCGCTTCCGCGTCACCTTCCGCGGCCCCGGCGGCCACAGCTATGCCGCCTTCGGGATGGTGAACCCGATGTATGCGATGGCGGACGCCGCCCGCCACCTCGGCGCCATCCAGGTCCCGCGCGAGCCGGTGACGACGCATTGCGTGAGCGTCGTCTCGGGCGGCACCTCGATCAACGCGATCCCCGAGACGGTGACCATGGAGGTGGACCTGCGCTCCGCCAGCGCCGAGCAGCTCGCGCGGCTGGAAAAGCAGTTCCTGGACGGCGTCCATGCCGCCGTCGCCGCCGAGAATGCGGCGCGCGAGGGCACGATCACCGTGGATCTCGTCCCCGTCGGCGATCGTCCGGCCGGGCACACGCCCAATGGCTCGCCCATCGCGCGGCTGGCCTCGGCCGCCGTCGCGGCGGAGGGCTACCAGCCCAGTTTCGAATGGTCCTCGACGGACGCCAATATCCCGATGAGCCTCGGCATCCCCGCGCTGCGGATCGGCTCGGGCGGTACGGGCGGGCGGGCCCATTCACTGGAGGAATGGATCGACGTGGAGACCGAGAGCTCGCTGCGCGGCATGCGCGCGAGCCTCGCCACCATCCTTGCGATCGCCGAGATGGAGATGGCGGAATAACCGCCACCCGGGAGGAACACATGACCCTGCAACGCCGAAGCCTTCTCGCCGCGAGCCTCGCGGCCCCCACCATTGCGAATGCGCAGATCGAATGGCGGCCGAGCCGCCCGATCACCTTCATCCTGCCCTTCGCGGCCGGCTCCGGCACGGATGCCGTGGCCCGCGTGCTGGCGCAGATGTTGGGCGCCGAGCTTGGCGTGAACATCACGGTGGACAACCGCGCGGGGGCGAATGGCACCATCGCCGCTGCGGCCGCCATGCGCGCCGCCCCGGACGGCCACACGCTGTTCGTCACCACCAACACCACGCATGGCGCCAATTCCTGGCTGCTGAAGCGGCTGGACTACGACCCGATCGCCGACTTCACGCCGATCTCGCGCCTCGGCCAATACGTCTTCTGGCTGACCGTGGGCGCCGATGTCCCGGCGCGCAACTTCCAGGAGTTCATCGCCCTCGCGCGCGCAAGGCCGGGCCAGATCAGCTACGCGAGCGGCAATGGCACTGGCATCGTGGCGGGCGCCACCATCGCGCGCCTCGCGGGTGTGGAGATGCTGCACGTCCCCTATCGCTCCACGCCGCCCGCGCTGACCGATGTGCTGGCCGGGCGCGTCACCTCCATCGTGGTGGATCTGACGCCGACCCTCGGCCATGTCCGGGACGGCCGGCTGCGCGCACTGGGACAGACCAACAAGCGCCGCTCCGCCCTCATCCCCGACGTGCCGACGCTGGACGAGGTGGGGCTGACCGGCTTCGATCTGCAGAGCTTCGCCGCCCTCTTCGGCCCGGCCCGCCTGCCGCCCGAGGTCGTCGCCACGCTCTCGGCCGCCATGCAGCGCATCGGCGCGCGGCCCGAATACCGGACCCGCATGGCCGAGCTGGGATTCGATGGCTTCACCTCGACGCCGGAGGAGTTGAACCGCTTCGTCGTCGAGCAGATCGCCGCCTGGGGCGAGATGATCCGCGGCGCCGGGATCGAACCGGAATAGGATGCCGCGCCGGCGCCGCAAGACCGGCCTGCTTGGCCGCCTGCTGCTGGGGCTGCTGCTCCTGGTGCTGGCTGTGCCCGCGGGCCTGCTCGGCGCCGTCTGGTGGACACTGCCGCCGGACGCGACGGAGCTTCGCGTGCAGGGCCTGTCCGCCCCCGTCCGCATCACGCTGGACGAGGCGGGCCTGCCGCGCATCCAAGCGGCTGGCGAGCGCGATGCGGCCATCGCCATGGGTTACCTCCATGCGCGGGACCGGCTCTTCCAGATGGAGATGATGCGGCGCGGTGCCGAAGGGCGCCTCGCCGAAGTCGCGGGTAGCGCCATGCTGCGGCTCGATCGCTTCAGCCGCACGCTCGGCCTCAGGCAGGCGGCCGAAGCGGATTTCGCGGCGCTGGACAGCGAGACGCGCGGGCTGCTCGAAGCCTATGCAGTGGGCGTGAATGCCTGGATCGCCGAGCGCGGGCGCTTCGCCGCGCCCGAATTCCTCGCCCTCGGCCCGCCCGAGCCGTGGCAGCCGCAGCATTCGCTGCTCTGGGCCAAGGTGATGGGGCTCTGGCTCTCCGGCAATTGGCGTACCGAGCTGGAGCGCGCGCGCCTGGCCTCTCGCCTGCCGCCCGAGCGGCTCTGGGAACTCTGGCCCGCCGACCGCAGCGCCGGGCGGCCCGATGTCGCGGCGCTGCCGGGCGTGGAGCGCATCCTGGCCGCGCTGCCCGTCTTCGGGGTGGACGCTCCCCTTCCCGCCTCCGCTTCCAATGCCTGGGCGGTGGCCGGTTCGCGCAGCGCCTCGGGCGCGCCGCTCCTCGCGTCGGACCCGCATCTGGGCTATGGCGCGCCCGTTCTCTGGTACCTCGCGCGGATCGAGCTGGCGGATGGGCGTATCCTCTCGGGCGCGACCGCGCCGGGCACGCCGCTCGTGATCATCGGCCGCAATGCCGATCTCGCCTGGGGCTTCACCACCACCCATTCCGATACGCAGGACGTCTTCCTGGAGACGCCGGCCGATGTGCGGCGCACCCGCACCGAGATCATCGCCGTGCGTGGCGCGGAGCCCGTGACGCTGACGGTGCGCGAGACTGCGAATGGCCCCGTCATCTCCGACCTCGACGAGACACCGCGGCTGGACGGGCGACTGCTGAGTGTCCGCATGGCGAACCTGGAGCCGGGCGACACCTCCGCCCGCGGCTTCCTGATGCTGAACCGGGGGCGGAGCATCGCCGATGCCCGGGCGGCGGCCGCGCTGATTACATCGCCGCCGCAGAACCTCATGGTTGCGGACCGCGCGGGTGGCATCGCCATGTACCTGACCGGCCGCACGCCGATCCGCGCCAGCGGCGACGGCAGCCTGCCCGTGCCGGGCGACCAGCCCTGGCAGGGCTTCGTGCCCTTCGACGAATTGCCGCATGTGGAAAATCCCGAGAGCGGCGTGCTGGTGAACGCCAACAACCGCGTGAGCCCCGAGGGGCATGCGGTGCATCTCTCGCGCGAATGGTATGCCGACTGGCGCTTCCGCCGCATCCATGAGCGACTGGCGGCCGACCCGGTGAAGGGCCCGGCCGAATTCGCCGCGATCCAGATGGACACGCTCTCACTGCTGGCACGCGAAAGCCTGCCCTTCCTGAACAGCCTGCCGCGCGGCACGGGCCCGCTCGGCCAGGCGCAGGCGCTGCTGGCGGAATGGGATGGCGAGATGGCGCCAGGCCTGCCGCAACCGCTGATCTGGAACGCCTTTGCCCGGCGGATGCCGGCCCTCGCCTTGCGCCAGGCGCGCGTGCCGGAGGCGCGCGGGACGCCCGAATTCCTGCGCTTCCTGCTCACCGCGCCCGAGGCGGGCTGGTGGTGCGGTGGGGATTGCCGGGCCATGGCAGCGCTGGCGCTGGCAGAATCAGTCGCTGAACTCGGCACGCTCTTCGGGGCGGACCCGGCGCAATGGCGCTGGGGCCAGGCGCATCTGGCGCGCTTCGAACATCCGCTGCTGCGCTTCATCCCCGGCGTGAACCGCCTGATCGGCCTCAGCACGCCGGTCGGCGGCGATGGCGAGACGGTGCAACGCCAATCCGTGCGCGGCAGCGGCGCCGAGCCCTACCAGGCGATGCATGGCGCAGGGCTGCGCTTCGTGGCCGATCTCGGCGCGCCGGATGCGAGCTTCGCCATCATCGGCACCGGCCAGTCGGGCCACCCCCTGTCGCGCCACTGGGGCGACCTGCTGGAGACTTGGCGCGCGGGCGGGATGCTGCGCATCGGCCGCGAGGCCACGCAGGTCACCGCCACCATCCGCCTCTCGCCGTAGGTCGCATGCTGCAACCCATCCTGCTCGGCCTTCTGGCCGCCTTCGTCGGCTTCGCCTCGTCCTTTGCCGTCGTGCTGGCTGGCTTTGCCGCGATGGGGGCGACGCCCGAGCAGGCAGCCTCCGGCCTCATCATGCTCTGCCTGCTGATGGGCCTGCTTGGCGCGGGGTTCTCCATCATCTGGCGCATGCCCGTCTCCATCGCCTGGTCCACGCCGGGTGCCGCGCTGCTGGTGACAACGGGCGCGCCGGAGGGCGGCTTCGCGGCGGCCGTCGGCGCCTTCCTCGCGGCCTCGCTGCTGCTGGTGGCGGCCGGGCTTTGGCGGCCCTTCGCGCGGGCGGTGGAGCGCATCCCGCCGCCCATCGCGGCCGCCATGCTGGCCGGCGTGCTGCTGGACCTCTGCCTCGCCCCCGTGCGCGCGGTCGGTGCCCTGCCCTGGCTGGCCTTGCCGGTCGTGCTGGCCTGGGCGGTGATGCTGCGCGTCAACCGCCTCTGGGCCGTGCCGGCGGCCGTGCTGGTTGCCGTCGCGGCCCTGCTGCTGGGGCCGGGCCTGCCGGGTGCGGGCAGCTGGGAGCCGCCGCGCCTCGTCTGGGTGACGCCGGGCTTCGAATGGGGGGCCATGGTGGGCATCGCGCTGCCGCTGTTCCTCGTCACCATGGCGTCGCAAAACCTGCCCGGCTACGCGGTGCTGCAGGCGAACGGGTACAAGCCCGAGATGCGTTCGGTGTTCCTGGTGACCGGCGGGGGCAGCTTCCTCGGCGCCTTCTTCGGCGGGCAATTGGTGAACCTGGCCGCCATCACCGCCGCCCTTTGCGCCGGGCCGGAATCCCATCCGGACCCGAAGCGGCGCTGGGTGGCAGGCCTGGTCGCGAGCCTCGGCTATCTCGGCTTCGCGATGGTGGCGGGTGTCGCGGCGGCGGTGGTCGCGGCGGCGCCACCCCTGCTGATCCAGGCCGTCGCCGGCCTTGCCTTGCTCGCCTCGCTGGCCGGCGCGCTGACCGCCGCCATGTCTTCCGAGGCCTTGCGCGTGCCCGCCATCGTGACCTTCGTGGTCTCCGCCTCCGGGCTCAGCGTGGCGGGCATCGGTGCCGCCTTCTGGGGGCTGGTCGCTGGCGGCGCGCTGATGTGGCTGCTGCGCGCGAAGTAGGCGCCTCAGCCGCCCTTGAGGATGGCCCGCGCCTCGGCCGGCGTGGCCACATGCTCGCCAAGCTCCTCGACGATCCGCCGCGCGCGCGCCACCAGCGGGGCATTTCCCTCGGCAAGCACGCCACGCGCCATATAGAGGTTATCCTCCAGCCCGACGCGGACATGCCCGCCCAGGATCACGGCCTGCGCCACCATGGGGAACTGCGCGCGGCTGATGCCGAAGGCGGACCAGATGCCGCCCGCCGGGACCATCTGCTTCAGCGCCAGCATGGCTTCCGTCGTCGCCGGCGCGCCCCAGGCAATGCCGAGGCAGAGCTGAAACCAGGGCGGCGCCTCGAAGAGGCCGCGCTTCACCATGTCCGCCGCCAGCGCCGCATGGCCGAGGTCGAACACCTCCAGCTCGGGCTTCACGCCAGCCGCGCGGATCATCTCGGCCATGGCGGCCAGGTGCGCAGGCGTGTTCACGAAGGCGGTCGGCCCGAAATTCATCGTCGCGATGTCGAGCGAGCAGATGTCGGGGCGCAGCTCCAGCACATGCGCTACCCGCTCCTCCGGCGTCGCCATGCCGCGCGCGCGGGCGTTCACGTTGGGGTCCTCGCCGGGGGCGAAGCTGGCGCCGGGGCCGGTGGTGAGGTTGATCAGCACGTCGCTGCCCGCATCGCGGATGCGCTTCACGGTTTCGCGATAGAGCGCCACATCGCGCGACGGCTTGCCCGTCTCGGGGTTGCGGACATGGATGTGGACGATGGCCGCACCTGCCGCACGGGCGGCCAGAGCCTCGCTCGCGAGCTGGGCCGGCGTGATGGGCACATGCGGCGAGGCGCCGGTGCTGTCGGCGCCGCCGGTCAGTGCCGCCGTGATGATGATGGGGCGGGTCATGCCGCGAGGATCCCCTCGACGATCTCCTGCACCGAGAGCGCCTCCTCCAAGGTGGCGAGGTCCACCGCATGGCCCCGCGTCAGCGCGGCGAGCTTCTCGAGCTGGCCGCCCAGGGTCAGGGGCCGCATTTTCTCATTGGGCAGCGCGTCGGGTGCCGCGTGCCAGGTGCCATCCGCGGCGAGCTTCTCGGCGAATGACCAGTGGCGCAGGCGGATTGCCCCCTTGCTGCCCTGGATCCGCGTGATGTTGTGGTCATCGGCCAGAGTGATGCCGACGCCACCGGAAATGCTCACCGGCACATCTCCAGCCGAGAGCCGGGCTGCAATGGCCGTCTCGCTCCCCGTGCCGGGCGGGTAGCTGACCCGAGCCTGGGCGAGGCGGAGCGGCCCTCCCAGGCGCTGGGCCAGGAAGAGGAAATGCGACACCACCTCCCGCGTGAAGCCGCCCTCGGCGCGCTCGGAGAGCCAAGCGGCCGCGCCCTGCTGCCAGCCGCGCGGCCAGGCGGCGAAGGCGGCCGTGATCTCGATGCGCTGGAGGGGCCCGATCTCCGGCAGCCACGCGCGCAGCTGCGCGATGGCAGGCGAGGACGCCATGGGGAAGTTCACCGCGGCGCGCTGCCCCCTCGCCCCGGCCACGAAACCGCGCGCGGCCACCAGGTCCGAGGCAAGCGGCTTTTCGAGGAAGAGCGCCCTGCCCGCCGTCAGCACCTGCTGGCCGAGCGCGATATGCGAGGCGGGGGGTGAGGCGATATAGACCGCGTCACTCGCCGCGATCACGGACGCCGCATCGGCACTCATCATAATGTCAGGCGTGATGGAGGCGAGGCGCGCCACGGCGGCGGGGCCGGGATCCCAGATGGCCGTGACCTGCGTTCCGTCATGCGCGAGCGCCGCGCGCATCAGGCGCTCGCCCATGATGCCAAGGCCCAGGATGCCCAGGCGGAGAGGTTCAGACGTCATAGGGCAGCCCCACATATTGCTCGGCGAGGCCGGTTCGCGCGGCCTCGGAATTCACCAGGTAGTCCAGCTCGGCCACCTGCACGCGGTGCTCGAAGGGGTCGTTGTCGCTGAACTTGTGCAGCATGGCGGTCATCCACCACGAGAAACGCTGCACCTTCCAGATCCGCTTCAGGCAGATCTCGCTGTAGCGGTCGAGCAGGCCCATCCCCTGGCCGCGATAGAAGGCGGTGAGGCCCTGGGCCAGCACCCGCACATCAGCCACGGCGAGGTTCATGCCCTTGGCGCCGGTTGGCGGGACGATGTGCGCCGCATCGCCCGCCAGGAAGAGGCGGCCGTGGCGCATGGGCTCGGCCACGAAGCTCCGCATGGCGGTGACGCCCTTCTGGAAGATCGGGCCCTCATTCACCCCGCCCAGGCGCTGGTGCAGCCCCTCCCAGATGCGCGCATCGGACCACTGGCTGAGGTCCTCATCCGGCGCGCATTGCAGATAGAGGCGCGAGACGGTGTTGCTGCGCATCGTGGCGAGCGCGAAGCCATCGGCGTGCCGCGCGTAGATCAGCTCATGGCTGATCGGCCTGGCCTCGGCCAGGATGCCGAGCCAGGCGAAGGGATAGACGCGCTCATAGATGCGCAGCACCTCGGGCGGCATCGCGGCGCGGGAGATGCCGTGGAAGCCGTCGCAGCCCGCCACAACGTCGCAGCGCAGCTCGCGCATCTCACCATCCAGGGTGAAGGTGATGCGCGGCTGGTCGGTCGCGATGTCATGCAGCGCCGCGTCCTCCACCTCGAAATGCAGCGGGCGGCCAGTGGCGAAGCGGGCGGCCACCATGTCCTTCACCGCCTCCTGCTGGCCATAGATCGTCACGCGCTTGCCGGTCAGGCCATGCAGGTCGATCCGGTGGGAGGCGTCGTTGAAGCGCAGCTCCATGCCGTCATGCGCCAGGCCTTCGCGGTGCAGCCGATCGGCGAGACCCGCCTCGGTCAGCGTGTCCACGCTGCCCTGCTCCAGCAGGCCCGCGCGGATGCGGCCCTCGATATAGGGGCGGGACTTCGCCTCGATGATGACGCTGTCGATCCCGGCTCGGTGCAGCAGGTGTGCCAGCAACAGGCCGGCCGGCCCGGCGCCCAGAATTCCCACCTGTGTCCGCATCGTCGAACTCCCGCTACCCGAGAGCCCGGCAATGGCGCAGAATGGGGCGCTCGACAACGGGGT
This region of Sediminicoccus rosea genomic DNA includes:
- a CDS encoding Gfo/Idh/MocA family protein, yielding MTSEPLRLGILGLGIMGERLMRAALAHDGTQVTAIWDPGPAAVARLASITPDIMMSADAASVIAASDAVYIASPPASHIALGQQVLTAGRALFLEKPLASDLVAARGFVAGARGQRAAVNFPMASSPAIAQLRAWLPEIGPLQRIEITAAFAAWPRGWQQGAAAWLSERAEGGFTREVVSHFLFLAQRLGGPLRLAQARVSYPPGTGSETAIAARLSAGDVPVSISGGVGITLADDHNITRIQGSKGAIRLRHWSFAEKLAADGTWHAAPDALPNEKMRPLTLGGQLEKLAALTRGHAVDLATLEEALSVQEIVEGILAA
- a CDS encoding benzoate/H(+) symporter BenE family transporter, whose product is MLQPILLGLLAAFVGFASSFAVVLAGFAAMGATPEQAASGLIMLCLLMGLLGAGFSIIWRMPVSIAWSTPGAALLVTTGAPEGGFAAAVGAFLAASLLLVAAGLWRPFARAVERIPPPIAAAMLAGVLLDLCLAPVRAVGALPWLALPVVLAWAVMLRVNRLWAVPAAVLVAVAALLLGPGLPGAGSWEPPRLVWVTPGFEWGAMVGIALPLFLVTMASQNLPGYAVLQANGYKPEMRSVFLVTGGGSFLGAFFGGQLVNLAAITAALCAGPESHPDPKRRWVAGLVASLGYLGFAMVAGVAAAVVAAAPPLLIQAVAGLALLASLAGALTAAMSSEALRVPAIVTFVVSASGLSVAGIGAAFWGLVAGGALMWLLRAK
- a CDS encoding BKACE family enzyme: MTRPIIITAALTGGADSTGASPHVPITPAQLASEALAARAAGAAIVHIHVRNPETGKPSRDVALYRETVKRIRDAGSDVLINLTTGPGASFAPGEDPNVNARARGMATPEERVAHVLELRPDICSLDIATMNFGPTAFVNTPAHLAAMAEMIRAAGVKPELEVFDLGHAALAADMVKRGLFEAPPWFQLCLGIAWGAPATTEAMLALKQMVPAGGIWSAFGISRAQFPMVAQAVILGGHVRVGLEDNLYMARGVLAEGNAPLVARARRIVEELGEHVATPAEARAILKGG
- the pobA gene encoding 4-hydroxybenzoate 3-monooxygenase, which encodes MRTQVGILGAGPAGLLLAHLLHRAGIDSVIIEAKSRPYIEGRIRAGLLEQGSVDTLTEAGLADRLHREGLAHDGMELRFNDASHRIDLHGLTGKRVTIYGQQEAVKDMVAARFATGRPLHFEVEDAALHDIATDQPRITFTLDGEMRELRCDVVAGCDGFHGISRAAMPPEVLRIYERVYPFAWLGILAEARPISHELIYARHADGFALATMRSNTVSRLYLQCAPDEDLSQWSDARIWEGLHQRLGGVNEGPIFQKGVTAMRSFVAEPMRHGRLFLAGDAAHIVPPTGAKGMNLAVADVRVLAQGLTAFYRGQGMGLLDRYSEICLKRIWKVQRFSWWMTAMLHKFSDNDPFEHRVQVAELDYLVNSEAARTGLAEQYVGLPYDV